Proteins found in one Pempheris klunzingeri isolate RE-2024b chromosome 6, fPemKlu1.hap1, whole genome shotgun sequence genomic segment:
- the abl2 gene encoding tyrosine-protein kinase ABL2 isoform X3, whose amino-acid sequence MPLRCLQASSSFEEEWTALSGHHLHTGFRPRKPNGQTEALHRPFGLDSTALTEAVRWSSKENLLGAAESDPNLFVALYDFVASGDNTLSITKGEKLRVLGYNQNGEWSEVRSKNGQGWVPSNYITPVNSLEKHSWYHGPVSRSAAEYLLSSLINGSFLVRESESSPGQLSISLRYEGRVYHYRINTASDGKVYVTSESRFATLAELVHHHSTVADGLVTTLHYPAPKCNKPTVYGVSPIHDKWEMERTDITMKHKLGGGQYGEVYVGVWKKYNLTVAVKTLKEDTMEVEEFLKEAAVMKEVKHPNLVQLLGVCTLEPPFYIVTEYMPHGNLLDYLRDCDKEEVNAVVLLYMATQISSAMEYLEKKNFIHRDLAARNCLVGENHVVKVADFGLSRLMTGDTYTAHAGAKFPIKWTAPESLAYNTFSIKSDVWAFGVLLWEIATYGMSPYPGIDLSQVYDLLEKGYRMEQPEGCPPKVYELMRACWQWSPLDRPSFAEIHQAFETMFHDSSISEEVAEELCKTASSGHCGPLHSFSHDMPLLPSKSRTLHKHTENKENIEGGLDGRSEHGTHSHSGWASTLFGGDGRSSSSPALPRKQQPRDKSPGSLLDDTQDMGTFTRDRKTGFFSSFIKKKSSSSSSSSSQLQQNLPTPPKRSSSFREMETQPHKKYEPTADFSAPPPLPQSDSIGGFSASPSHSHGEPTQGQSRCCGAAFGQKPSGGGLGSQLTSGSSWGGLAGFFTPRLIKKTLGLRAGKTTSSEEGGSIAGGPKPFPRSNSTSSMSAGLPDLERMALTLPRNRSAKPPLERTASTTSQPENGAARPSETLLRRMDEGTAQIRERPKAKLLPRGTTVGVRAPGVGGEAGESDSLSRVREGREESGGGLDRQQSWSSPSKTSSSSASSAAAGAATHNHKVPVLISPTLKHSPADVHLVGLDSQGNRFKLLSEHQADRDRPRLVKPKCAPPPPPTLRSLQHSYSGDGEEQVGGAPVEVNGDTLKGHRSGRMSGGATTGRPSVPPPQVPPVSSSSFSSSCSATTNTTPTKMANGATTTASSHTAPSAGSKVALRRTRQQAERVPLERVSREALLECAECLRSALHASSESPASSQVLDAGHQLLDYCSGYVDCIPQMRNKFAFREAVGKLELSLQELRASSSGGGGLSSVGPNTVLDNLHSCIKEISDVVQR is encoded by the exons ATGCCTTTGAGGTGTCTGCAGGCAAGCAGCAGCTTTGAGGAAGAGTGGACGGCTCTCAGTGGCCATCATCTCCACACGGGGTTTAGGCCGAGGAAACCGaatggacagacag aAGCTCTCCACCGGCCGTTCGGCCTCGACTCAACGGCACTGACGGAGGCAGTGCGCTGGAGCTCCAAGGAGAACCTACTGGGGGCGGCCGAGAGCGACCCCAACCTCTTCGTTGCACTTTATGACTTTGTTGCCAGCGGAGACAACACACTCAGCATCACTAAAG GTGAGAAGCTGCGTGTGCTGGGCTACAACCAGAATGGAGAGTGGAGTGAAGTGCGCTCTAAGAACGGCCAGGGTTGGGTGCCTTCCAACTACATCACGCCAGTCAACAGCCTAGAGAAGCATAGCTGGTACCATGGGCCCGTGTCACGCAGCGCCGCAGAGTACCTGCTCTCATCTCTCATCAATGGCAGTTTCCTGGTCCGGGAAAGCGAGAGCAGCCCCGGACAGCTGTCAATTTCTCTCCGCTATGAGGGGAGAGTCTACCACTACCGGATCAACACAGCCTCTGATGGCAAG GTGTATGTTACGTCTGAGAGTCGTTTTGCCACCCTGGCCGAGCTAGTCCACCACCACTCCACCGTAGCAGACGGCCTGGTCACCACGCTGCACTACCCAGCACCCAAATGTAACAAGCCCACAGTGTACGGTGTGTCACCCATCCATGACAAGTGGGAGATGGAGCGCACAGACATCACCATGAAGCACAAACTGGGAGGAGGCCAATATGGTGAGGTGTACGTGGGAGTGTGGAAAAAGTACAACCTCACGGTGGCTGTCAAAACACTCAAG GAAGACACCATGGAAGTTGAAGAGTTTCTGAAAGAGGCAGCAGTTATGAAGGAGGTTAAACACCCAAACCTCGTTCAGCTACTAG GTGTGTGTACGCTGGAGCCGCCGTTCTACATCGTGACAGAGTACATGCCGCATGGCAACCTACTGGACTACTTGAGAGATTGTGACAAAGAGGAGGTGAATGCTGTGGTGCTGCTCTACATGGCCACACAGATCTCCTCTGCCATGGAATATCTGGAGAAGAAGAACTTCATACACAG ggACCTTGCTGCGAGGAACTGTCTGGTCGGGGAGAATCATGTCGTGAAGGTTGCAGACTTCGGCCTGAGCAGGTTGATGACTGGTGACACCTATACTGCCCATGCTGGGGCCAAGTTTCCCATCAAATGGACTGCACCAGAGAGCCTTGCATACAACACCTTCTCCATCAAGTCTGATGTCTGGG CATTTGGAGTGCTGCTATGGGAAATTGCCACCTATGGCATGTCTCCATACCCTGGCATCGATCTGTCTCAGGTCTATGACCTGTTAGAGAAAGGTTACCGCATGGAACAGCCCGAGGGATGCCCACCCAAAGTCTATGAACTGATGAGAGCAT GCTGGCAGTGGAGCCCATTGGACCGACCTTCGTTTGCCGAGATCCACCAAGCTTTTGAAACAATGTTCCACGACTCCAGCATCTCTGAAG AGGTAGCAGAGGAGCTCTGTAAGACGGCCTCCTCCGGTCACTGCGGACCACTGCACTCTTTCAGTCACGACATGCCCCTGTTGCCTTCCAAATCTCGCACACTCCACaagcacacagaaaacaaggaaaacattGAGGGTGGACTCGACGGGCGATCTGAACATGGCACGCACAGTCACTCAG gctgGGCTTCTACTTTGTTCGGAGGGGATGGCCGATCAAGCAGCTCCCCGGCTCTTCCCAGAAAACAGCAGCCTCGAGATAAGTCTCCCGGCAGCCTTCTGGACGATACACAGGATATGGGCACATTTACACGAGACCGCAAGACTGGCTTCTTTAGCTCCTTCATAAAAAAGAAgtcatcctcttcttcctcctcatcctctcagCTCCAACAGAACCTCCCAACGCCACCCAAGAGAAGCAGTTCTTTCCGGGAGATGGAAACACAGCCTCACAAAAAATACGAGCCTACCGCTGATTTCAGCGCTCCCCCTCCCCTGCCCCAGTCAGACAGCATCGGTGgcttctctgcctctccctctcactcccaTGGGGAACCCACCCAGGGTCAGTCGCGCTGCTGTGGGGCAGCTTTTGGACAGAAACCCTCTGGTGGGGGCCTCGGTTCTCAGCTGACGAGTGGCAGCAGTTGGGGTGGACTGGCTGGTTTTTTCACCCCCAGACTCATCAAAAAGACCCTGGGGCTACGGGCAGGAAAAACAACCTCTTCAGAGGAGGGTGGAAGTATAGCTGGAGGACCTAAACCCTTCCCTAGGTCCAATTCTACCTCCTCGATGTCTGCCGGGCTGCCAGACCTGGAGCGTATGGCTCTGACTTTACCCAGGAACCGCAGTGCTAAGCCTCCTCTAGAGAGGACTGCCTCCACAACCTCCCAGCCAGAGAATGGGGCTGCACGGCCCTCAGAAACTCTGCTGAGGAGGATGGATGAGGGGACCGCACAGATCAGGGAAAGGCCAAAAGCCAAGCTACTACCCCGGGGCACTACTGTTGGGGTGAGGGCACCAGGGGTTGGGGGGGAGGCGGGGGAATCGGACAGTCTTTCTCGGGTCAGGGAGGGTAGAGaggagagtgggggggggctggacAGGCAGCAGAGTTGGTCATCTCCCTCTAAGACTTCTAGTTCGAGTGcttcatcagctgcagcaggtgcaGCAACTCACAACCACAAAGTCCCGGTCCTGATCTCCCCCACGCTGAAGCACAGCCCAGCTGATGTGCACCTGGTCGGGCTAGACTCTCAGGGGAACCGCTTCAAACTGCTGTCTGAGCACCAAGCAGACCGAGACAGGCCGCGACTCGTAAAACCCAAGTGtgctcctcctccgcctcccacTCTGCGCAGCCTGCAACACTCCTACAGTGGCGACGGAGAGGAGCAGGTAGGAGGAGCACCTGTGGAAGTAAACGGAGACACATTAAAAGGTCACAGGTCAGGGCGAATGTCAGGAGGAGCGACGACGGGCAGACCGTCAGTGCCACCACCACAAGTGCCTCCTgtatcttcctcctccttttcctcatcTTGCTCAGCCACCACCAACACGACTCCCACCAAAATGGCCAACGGAGCCACCACCACCGCCTCCTCTCACACAGCACCGTCTGCCGGTTCCAAAGTCGCCCTTCGGCGAACCAGGCAGCAAGCGGAGAGGGTTCCCCTAGAGCGGGTTAGTCGCGAGGCCCTGCTGGAGTGTGCTGAGTGCCTGAGGAGCGCCCTCCACGCTAGCTCCGAAAGCCCCGCCAGCAGCCAGGTGCTGGACGCTGGCCACCAGCTGCTAGACTACTGCTCAGGTTATGTGGACTGCATCCCTCAGATGAGGAACAAATTTGCCTTCCGAGAGGCAGTGGGGAAGCTGGAGCTCAGCCTGCAGGAACTGAGGGCCTCGTCCTCGGGGGGTGGAGGGCTGAGCAGTGTAGGGCCCAACACTGTACTGGACAACCTGCACAGCTGTATTAAAGAGATTAGTGACGTAGTACAGAGGTAG